Proteins from a genomic interval of Nostoc sp. TCL240-02:
- the gor gene encoding glutathione-disulfide reductase, which produces MAFDYDLFVIGAGSGGLAASKRAASYGAKVAIAEYDLVGGTCVIRGCVPKKLMVYASHFPALFSEASGYGWKVGNAELDWEYFITSIDNEVRRLSQLHINFLEKAGVELFSGRATLLDSHTVEVDGRKVTADKILIAVGGRPIKPDLPGMEYGITSNEIFHLKEQPKHIVILGAGYIGTEFACIMRGLGSEVTQITRGDKILNGFDEDVRTEIEEGMTNHGIQLIKNNVVKTVETVPEGFKLTLSGEDQEPIIADVFLVATGRTPNVDGLGLKNAGVDVVASSIEGPGYPTTSAIAVNEYSQTNQPNIFAVGDVTDRINLTPVAIGEGRAFADSEFGNNRREFSHETVPTAIFSNPEAATVGLTEAEAREKFGDAVTIFRTRFRPMYYSLPGKQEKTMMKLVVDSNTDKVLGAHMVGENAAEIIQGVAIAVKMGATKKDFDATVGIHPSSAEEFVTMR; this is translated from the coding sequence ATGGCTTTTGATTACGACCTGTTTGTAATTGGTGCGGGTTCTGGAGGCTTGGCGGCTTCCAAACGGGCGGCTAGCTATGGGGCAAAAGTGGCGATCGCTGAATATGATTTAGTTGGTGGAACTTGTGTGATTCGCGGTTGCGTTCCCAAAAAACTTATGGTCTATGCCTCTCACTTTCCTGCACTGTTTAGTGAAGCTTCAGGCTATGGCTGGAAAGTCGGTAATGCTGAGTTGGACTGGGAATATTTCATTACATCTATAGATAACGAAGTTCGGCGACTATCGCAACTACACATAAACTTCTTAGAAAAAGCTGGTGTAGAACTATTTTCCGGTCGCGCCACATTGCTAGATTCCCACACCGTAGAAGTTGATGGACGCAAAGTTACAGCAGACAAAATTTTAATTGCTGTTGGCGGTCGTCCTATCAAACCAGATTTACCAGGGATGGAATATGGCATTACCTCTAACGAAATTTTTCATCTCAAAGAACAACCAAAACACATCGTCATTCTTGGCGCTGGTTATATCGGCACGGAATTTGCCTGTATTATGCGCGGTTTGGGTTCTGAAGTGACACAAATTACCAGAGGTGACAAGATTTTGAATGGGTTTGATGAAGATGTCCGCACAGAAATTGAAGAGGGAATGACAAACCACGGAATTCAGCTGATTAAGAATAATGTGGTAAAAACAGTTGAAACTGTGCCAGAAGGATTTAAACTTACTTTATCAGGGGAAGACCAAGAACCAATAATCGCGGACGTGTTTTTAGTGGCGACTGGTCGAACTCCCAATGTAGATGGACTAGGTTTAAAAAACGCTGGGGTTGATGTTGTTGCTAGTTCTATCGAAGGGCCTGGATACCCGACCACAAGTGCGATCGCAGTCAATGAATATAGTCAAACTAATCAACCGAATATCTTTGCCGTTGGCGATGTCACTGACCGAATCAATTTAACTCCCGTCGCCATTGGTGAAGGACGAGCTTTTGCTGATAGTGAGTTTGGCAATAATCGCCGCGAATTCAGTCACGAAACTGTTCCCACAGCCATATTTTCTAACCCAGAAGCCGCAACAGTAGGCTTGACAGAAGCCGAAGCACGGGAAAAATTCGGTGATGCGGTAACAATTTTTCGCACTCGCTTTCGCCCCATGTACTATAGTTTGCCTGGGAAGCAAGAAAAGACAATGATGAAGTTGGTAGTTGATAGCAACACTGACAAAGTGCTAGGCGCTCACATGGTAGGTGAAAATGCCGCCGAGATCATCCAAGGTGTAGCGATCGCTGTGAAGATGGGCGCAACTAAAAAAGACTTTGATGCCACCGTTGGTATCCATCCCTCCTCAGCCGAAGAATTTGTCACAATGCGGTAA
- a CDS encoding YqiA/YcfP family alpha/beta fold hydrolase: MQYIYLHGFASSPNSAKARDIGDRFAKIQTKLKIPDLNAGDFSQLTITRQIAQVTAEFSNDSTPVTLIGSSLGGLTAAHLGQQYLQVERLVLLAPAFGFLSHWLPKLGDEEVQHWQQEKYIMVYHYGEERSIPLSYDFVIDAAQYQEKFLQRSIPTLILHGKNDEVIPIEASRDFACCRSWVELVELDSDHALGDVMEKIWQAIRLFCQLP, translated from the coding sequence TTGCAATATATATATCTTCACGGTTTCGCTTCCAGTCCTAATTCTGCCAAAGCGCGGGATATAGGCGATCGCTTTGCCAAAATTCAAACAAAGCTCAAAATCCCCGATCTCAATGCTGGCGATTTTTCGCAGTTGACAATCACTCGTCAGATCGCTCAAGTTACCGCAGAATTTAGTAATGATTCTACACCAGTAACCCTAATTGGCTCAAGTTTAGGTGGTTTGACCGCCGCACACTTGGGACAGCAATATTTACAAGTAGAACGCCTTGTGCTGCTAGCACCAGCTTTTGGATTTTTATCCCATTGGTTGCCCAAGCTAGGCGATGAAGAAGTACAGCATTGGCAGCAAGAAAAATATATCATGGTCTACCACTATGGAGAGGAACGATCAATTCCTTTAAGTTACGATTTCGTTATAGATGCTGCCCAATACCAAGAAAAATTTTTGCAACGTTCTATTCCTACCCTAATTTTGCATGGAAAAAATGATGAAGTTATTCCCATCGAAGCTAGTCGGGACTTTGCGTGTTGCCGTTCTTGGGTGGAGTTAGTCGAACTCGACAGTGACCATGCCTTGGGTGATGTTATGGAAAAAATTTGGCAGGCAATTCGCCTCTTTTGCCAATTACCTTGA
- a CDS encoding histidinol-phosphate transaminase, whose protein sequence is MLPFIRSDLAQFTAYKPHPSSDTADSVPTQFDRLDTNESPYDLPPELKEKLAWTYQQVIETNRYPDGGHETLKDAIAEYVNESAALPLSNTAANISVGNGSDELIRSLLIATCLGKEGSILVANPTFSMYGILAQTLGIPVVTVGRNETNFEIDLKAAQSAIEQTQNPPIRVVFVVHPNSPTANSLTTAELAWLRSLSEHILVVIDEAYFEFSQTTLVGELAQRPNWVILRTFSKAFRLASLRVGYCVAHPEAIAILEKVRLPYNLPSFSIAAALVALQNRTLLLESIPQTLSERSKLIEILSQQPELQITASAANFIYLRLKPNGLNSQDAVLKIFHQKLRKLGTLVRHISGGLRITVGTIEENARTVTRVQAAIADLEF, encoded by the coding sequence ATGCTTCCCTTCATCCGGTCAGATTTAGCCCAATTTACCGCGTATAAACCTCATCCCAGCAGTGATACAGCCGATTCTGTCCCCACACAGTTTGATCGCCTGGATACAAATGAAAGTCCCTACGATTTACCACCTGAGTTAAAAGAGAAGCTAGCCTGGACATATCAGCAAGTAATTGAAACAAATCGTTATCCTGATGGTGGACATGAAACCCTCAAGGATGCGATCGCAGAATACGTCAATGAATCAGCCGCCCTCCCGCTATCCAATACTGCTGCCAATATTTCTGTTGGAAATGGTTCTGATGAACTAATCCGTTCTTTATTAATCGCCACTTGTTTAGGAAAAGAAGGTTCAATTCTCGTTGCCAATCCTACTTTCTCTATGTACGGAATTTTGGCACAAACTTTGGGAATTCCTGTTGTAACAGTGGGTAGAAACGAAACAAATTTTGAAATTGACTTAAAAGCTGCACAGTCTGCGATCGAACAAACTCAAAATCCCCCCATTCGCGTAGTTTTCGTAGTACATCCCAATTCGCCAACTGCCAATAGCTTAACAACGGCAGAGTTGGCATGGTTAAGAAGTCTGAGCGAACATATTTTGGTAGTAATTGATGAAGCTTACTTTGAATTCAGTCAAACTACCCTAGTAGGTGAATTAGCGCAGCGCCCCAACTGGGTAATATTACGCACTTTTTCTAAAGCTTTCCGATTGGCATCTCTCCGTGTTGGTTATTGCGTTGCTCATCCCGAAGCGATCGCCATTTTAGAAAAAGTTCGCTTACCTTACAATCTCCCCAGCTTTTCCATAGCAGCAGCATTGGTTGCTTTACAAAACCGCACCCTCTTACTGGAGTCAATTCCCCAAACCTTGAGTGAACGATCCAAACTCATCGAAATTTTATCCCAGCAACCAGAACTACAAATTACCGCAAGTGCTGCTAATTTTATTTATCTACGCCTTAAACCTAATGGCTTAAATTCACAAGATGCTGTGCTAAAAATTTTCCACCAGAAACTTAGAAAACTCGGCACTCTTGTACGACACATTAGCGGAGGATTGCGAATTACTGTCGGGACAATAGAGGAAAACGCCCGCACGGTTACTAGAGTCCAAGCAGCAATAGCCGATTTGGAATTTTAG
- a CDS encoding GNAT family N-acetyltransferase, with amino-acid sequence MKYWSFHPYQQQPIDPACCEFQIRTATPTDLIGVSQIIAESFHSQKGMWGWAFPLLRLGIYEDLRHRMTSPPPRHVCLVALEANNGTANNLVGSVELGVRYSDSWGQAGIGFPYLSNLAVHPKYRRHGVASGLLTSCEKVSREWGFQDLYLHVLENNHQARQLYFKVGYRVHKVQSNWNTFLLGRSSQMLLHKHLNANFSI; translated from the coding sequence TTGAAATATTGGTCTTTTCATCCATACCAGCAACAGCCAATCGATCCAGCTTGCTGCGAATTTCAAATTCGTACAGCTACACCTACTGATTTGATCGGTGTTTCCCAAATTATTGCTGAAAGCTTTCACTCCCAAAAAGGTATGTGGGGATGGGCTTTTCCATTGTTACGTCTGGGTATTTACGAAGACTTAAGACATCGGATGACATCACCTCCACCGCGTCATGTTTGTTTAGTCGCCTTGGAAGCTAACAATGGTACGGCTAATAACTTAGTAGGAAGTGTGGAACTGGGTGTACGTTACAGTGATTCGTGGGGCCAGGCTGGCATAGGTTTTCCTTACTTATCTAATTTAGCGGTTCACCCAAAATACCGTAGACATGGTGTGGCTTCAGGATTATTGACTAGCTGTGAAAAAGTTTCCCGCGAATGGGGATTTCAAGACTTATATCTTCACGTTTTGGAAAATAATCATCAGGCAAGGCAACTTTATTTTAAGGTGGGATATCGGGTACATAAAGTGCAATCGAATTGGAATACATTTTTATTAGGACGCTCAAGCCAGATGTTATTGCACAAGCATCTGAATGCTAATTTCAGTATCTGA
- a CDS encoding response regulator, whose protein sequence is MKSQANSKPKILVVDDEPDNLDLLYRTFYRDYKVLRATSGPAALDLLAQEGEVAVIISDQRMPMMSGTEFLSLTATQYPDIIRIILTGYTDVEDLVEAINAGKVFKYVTKPWEAEELKAVVRQALDTHNVLKARTRELTRTLRQESLLNTVTNTIRSALDYRQILQAIVDTVGHMLEVDVCLLRPFQDEQLTDKGFIYQKALSEEAGEHTPVEVQANNSSAVSLSPSTPLTILAQTVWETREVQVIHDVTDDERIHGNTPELHERGEAFAAANICSSLVVPLICQQELMAVLALHQCSVPRFWGEDEVQLVLMVADQAALALSQAYAYEQVRALAKRESLINTITSAIRSSLDPQDIFAAITQQLGQALQVDGCVLSLWTEEDEFVECVALYDSFQHLESLRRHSSPQASPTQDNNHLSAQRLPYSQSSIQENPILQQMLRTHEPVVIGNVSHSPSDIQGFNLPLKIPARSLMFVPLLADGKCIGSITLHEGKKVRQWLPSDIDLAKAVAAQAAIAVQQSHLYQKTRQQAERLLELDKQKTEFFQNISHEFRTPITLIQGPLESAVAAGEGLSYSQSAIALRNSRRLLRLVNQLLDLQRLDAGRMQPNFHPCDLVEFVSQIVESFRPYCEKKRLHLATQLDECSPVYLDMEKFDKVVYNLLSNAMKFTPEGGTISVRLKSEQDRCILQVQDTGIGIVKEQIPHLFERFRQAEGSANRSYEGSGLGLALVKELVELHGGHVTVESVYGQGTTFNLWLVTGNGHLPVQQVLETPAEVNTSRASVELADLELVESTTDNIEDITINFSPNIDTQDSALKTQHSILVVDDNPDLRTYVSEIFRRNGYHVRTARNGYEGHSVAKEIIPSLIVTDLMMPLVSGLEMIQMIRNEEKLKGTPIILLTAKVDEETRIEGTEHGADAYLAKPFNDRELLAEVRNLLALKENERRIVELNTYLTESVLKRFLPAVLVQKAATGDLTLDLRPEPRLITVLFSDIVGFTQLSNTLRSRRVAELLNEYLEAMTKVVFGNGGTVDKFMGDAILALYGAPEELTPNEQVRRAINTARAMHRSLADLNQRWREQGVFDGDRLTSVQFRCGIHQGTAVVGMFGSAERADYTAIGPSVNIAARLQAAALPGTILVSAAVADYLQEEEITKGSPLELKGVDETVLTFAVTPEVMVNR, encoded by the coding sequence ATGAAATCCCAAGCAAACAGTAAGCCTAAAATTTTGGTTGTCGATGATGAGCCAGACAACCTTGACTTGCTTTACCGCACCTTCTATCGCGACTATAAGGTGCTAAGGGCAACCTCTGGTCCTGCGGCCCTCGATCTGCTGGCTCAAGAGGGAGAGGTCGCGGTGATCATCTCCGATCAGCGAATGCCGATGATGAGCGGTACAGAATTTTTGAGCCTAACAGCAACTCAATATCCAGATATTATCCGAATTATTTTAACTGGCTACACCGATGTCGAAGACTTGGTGGAAGCAATCAACGCTGGTAAGGTCTTTAAATATGTCACCAAACCATGGGAAGCTGAGGAACTTAAAGCTGTGGTACGCCAAGCTTTGGATACTCACAATGTCCTCAAAGCCCGCACCCGCGAACTTACACGTACACTCCGACAAGAGTCGCTGCTGAATACTGTCACAAATACGATTCGTAGTGCTTTAGACTACAGACAAATTTTGCAAGCAATTGTAGATACAGTGGGTCACATGTTGGAGGTAGATGTCTGTCTGTTACGTCCCTTCCAAGATGAGCAGTTGACGGATAAAGGATTTATTTATCAGAAAGCTCTTTCAGAAGAAGCAGGGGAACACACACCAGTAGAGGTGCAAGCAAATAATTCTTCTGCTGTGTCTCTCTCTCCCTCTACCCCTCTGACTATTTTGGCTCAGACGGTGTGGGAAACCCGCGAAGTCCAGGTGATTCATGATGTAACCGATGATGAACGCATTCACGGTAATACTCCCGAACTGCACGAACGTGGGGAAGCTTTTGCTGCGGCTAATATTTGTTCTAGTTTAGTTGTGCCATTGATCTGCCAACAAGAACTTATGGCAGTGCTGGCACTGCACCAGTGTTCTGTGCCCCGCTTCTGGGGAGAGGATGAGGTGCAGCTAGTGTTGATGGTAGCAGATCAGGCAGCCTTAGCTTTGTCTCAAGCTTATGCTTACGAACAAGTACGTGCCCTTGCCAAGCGAGAGAGTTTAATTAATACGATTACTAGCGCAATTCGCTCTAGTCTAGACCCCCAAGATATTTTTGCGGCTATTACTCAACAACTTGGACAAGCCTTACAAGTCGATGGTTGCGTCCTGTCTTTGTGGACAGAAGAAGATGAGTTTGTTGAGTGTGTTGCCTTGTATGACAGTTTTCAACATTTGGAAAGTTTACGTAGGCACAGCTCGCCACAGGCATCGCCAACCCAAGACAATAACCATCTATCAGCCCAGAGATTACCCTATTCTCAATCATCCATACAAGAAAATCCCATCCTCCAACAAATGCTACGGACACATGAACCTGTGGTAATTGGGAATGTGAGCCATTCTCCCTCAGATATACAGGGTTTTAATTTGCCGTTAAAAATACCAGCGCGATCGCTAATGTTTGTACCATTATTGGCTGATGGTAAATGTATTGGTAGTATTACCTTGCATGAAGGTAAAAAAGTACGTCAATGGCTACCATCTGATATCGATTTGGCGAAAGCAGTAGCCGCCCAAGCAGCGATCGCTGTGCAGCAATCACACTTGTATCAAAAAACTCGCCAACAAGCCGAACGTTTACTGGAGTTAGATAAACAAAAAACCGAATTTTTCCAAAATATTTCCCATGAGTTTCGCACACCCATCACCTTGATTCAAGGGCCTTTAGAGTCGGCAGTGGCGGCTGGTGAAGGATTATCTTACTCCCAAAGTGCGATCGCCCTGCGTAACTCCCGGCGCTTGCTACGATTGGTAAATCAACTCCTGGATTTACAACGCCTAGATGCGGGGAGAATGCAGCCTAATTTCCATCCCTGTGATTTAGTCGAATTTGTCAGCCAAATTGTGGAATCTTTTCGTCCCTACTGTGAGAAAAAGAGACTGCATCTCGCCACCCAGTTAGATGAATGTTCTCCGGTGTACTTGGATATGGAAAAATTCGACAAGGTGGTTTATAACCTTTTGTCAAATGCCATGAAGTTTACCCCCGAAGGTGGCACGATCAGCGTCAGACTAAAATCTGAACAAGATCGTTGCATATTACAAGTACAAGATACGGGAATTGGCATTGTTAAAGAACAAATTCCCCACCTATTTGAGCGCTTCCGCCAAGCTGAAGGTTCAGCAAACCGTTCCTATGAAGGCAGTGGTTTGGGTTTAGCCTTAGTTAAAGAATTGGTAGAATTGCATGGTGGCCACGTCACTGTGGAATCAGTTTACGGCCAAGGTACTACCTTTAATTTATGGCTTGTGACTGGAAATGGTCATTTACCCGTACAGCAAGTACTAGAAACGCCTGCCGAAGTGAACACAAGCCGCGCTAGCGTAGAATTGGCTGATTTAGAACTGGTCGAGTCAACAACAGACAATATTGAAGATATTACAATAAACTTCTCTCCTAATATTGATACTCAAGACTCAGCACTTAAGACTCAGCACTCAATTTTAGTTGTAGATGACAACCCGGATTTGCGAACCTATGTATCTGAAATTTTCCGCCGTAACGGTTATCATGTACGCACAGCTCGTAACGGTTATGAAGGGCACAGTGTAGCTAAGGAAATTATACCCAGCTTGATTGTGACTGACTTAATGATGCCTTTGGTGAGCGGACTTGAGATGATTCAGATGATCCGCAATGAGGAAAAGCTGAAAGGAACGCCCATCATTCTACTGACAGCGAAAGTTGACGAAGAAACCCGAATCGAAGGTACAGAACATGGGGCGGATGCTTATTTAGCAAAACCATTCAACGATCGGGAACTTTTGGCGGAAGTTCGGAATCTCTTAGCATTAAAAGAAAATGAACGACGAATTGTGGAGTTAAATACTTATCTAACAGAATCAGTATTAAAGCGCTTTTTACCGGCTGTATTGGTACAAAAAGCCGCAACTGGAGATTTAACATTAGATTTGCGCCCAGAACCACGCTTAATTACAGTTTTGTTCAGTGACATCGTGGGTTTTACACAGCTATCAAATACTCTCAGATCCCGACGAGTCGCAGAATTACTAAATGAATATTTAGAAGCTATGACCAAGGTTGTATTTGGTAATGGCGGTACTGTAGATAAATTTATGGGAGATGCTATCTTAGCTTTATATGGAGCGCCGGAAGAACTAACCCCCAATGAACAGGTACGTCGTGCCATTAATACAGCAAGAGCAATGCACCGCTCACTGGCTGACTTGAACCAGCGCTGGCGAGAGCAAGGTGTATTCGATGGTGACAGACTTACTAGCGTACAGTTTCGGTGTGGTATTCATCAAGGTACAGCTGTTGTAGGGATGTTTGGTAGTGCTGAACGTGCGGACTATACTGCTATTGGCCCAAGTGTGAATATTGCTGCCAGGCTGCAAGCTGCCGCTCTTCCCGGTACTATCTTGGTTTCTGCTGCCGTGGCAGATTATTTGCAGGAAGAAGAAATTACTAAAGGTAGTCCACTAGAACTTAAAGGAGTAGATGAAACAGTTTTGACTTTTGCTGTTACACCAGAGGTAATGGTTAATCGCTAA
- the pstB gene encoding phosphate ABC transporter ATP-binding protein PstB → MATNISTVNGTETVLRTENLNVYYGKFLALQNIWLDIPKNQVTAFIGPSGCGKSTLLRCYNRLNDLIESFRAEGKILFYDKNLYASDIDPVEVRRRIGMVFQRPNPFPKSIYDNIAFGAKINGYKGNMDELVERSLRQAALWDEVKDKLRQSGSSLSGGQQQRLCIARAIAVQPEIILMDEPCSALDPISTLRVEELIHQLKEQYTIVIVTHNMQQAARVSDKTAFFNVKTTESGGRNGYMVEYDATELIFNNPQQQDTRDYVSGRFG, encoded by the coding sequence ATGGCTACTAATATTAGCACAGTCAACGGTACTGAAACTGTTTTACGCACCGAAAACCTCAACGTTTACTACGGCAAATTTTTAGCCTTACAGAATATTTGGCTAGATATACCGAAAAATCAGGTTACAGCCTTTATTGGGCCTTCTGGTTGTGGTAAAAGCACGTTGTTGCGGTGCTATAACCGGCTCAATGATTTGATTGAGTCATTTCGGGCAGAAGGTAAAATACTTTTTTACGATAAAAACTTGTATGCATCCGACATTGATCCTGTAGAAGTGCGTCGGAGAATTGGGATGGTGTTTCAAAGACCAAACCCATTTCCTAAATCTATTTATGACAACATTGCTTTTGGAGCCAAAATCAACGGCTACAAAGGTAACATGGATGAATTAGTAGAACGGAGTTTGCGGCAAGCGGCTTTGTGGGATGAAGTAAAAGATAAGCTGCGACAAAGTGGTTCATCTTTATCAGGGGGACAACAACAGAGGTTATGTATTGCTCGTGCGATCGCAGTCCAGCCGGAAATTATATTAATGGATGAACCTTGCTCGGCTCTCGACCCTATTTCTACCTTGCGGGTTGAAGAATTAATTCACCAACTGAAAGAGCAATATACCATCGTTATAGTCACCCATAATATGCAGCAAGCAGCGCGGGTTTCTGATAAAACAGCCTTTTTTAATGTCAAAACTACGGAGTCAGGAGGTCGTAACGGCTACATGGTAGAGTACGACGCAACAGAACTAATTTTCAACAATCCTCAGCAGCAAGACACCAGAGATTATGTAAGCGGCAGATTTGGATAA
- the pstA gene encoding phosphate ABC transporter permease PstA, which yields MTSSFPERSLTRAPMSQRTLFNTVMTVVAFICGVLALVPLLAVLSYVIIQGFSSLSPSLFFELPPKALQKGGGFGNAILGTLLMVGIAALISIPFGILAAIYITEFSSAQVARWVRFAANVLSGVPSIIAGVFAYGIVVLTLVKLNLGSYSALGGGFALAILMLPIIVRTTDEALQLVSQDLRQASVGLGATNFQTVTQVVLPAALPAIVTGATLAIARASGETAPLLFTALFSNFWPDGLFQPTASLAVLVYKYAISPFKNWQSLAWAASLILVLMVLITSIIARWATRKKA from the coding sequence ATGACTTCTAGTTTTCCAGAGCGCAGTCTAACTCGCGCTCCCATGTCTCAAAGGACACTGTTTAATACAGTAATGACTGTAGTTGCATTTATCTGTGGGGTATTGGCACTTGTGCCATTGCTAGCAGTACTTTCTTACGTCATTATTCAAGGTTTCAGCAGTTTGAGTCCCAGCCTCTTTTTTGAACTCCCACCCAAAGCTTTACAAAAGGGAGGAGGCTTTGGTAATGCTATATTGGGCACGCTATTAATGGTAGGAATTGCTGCCCTGATTAGTATCCCATTTGGTATTTTAGCGGCAATTTACATCACAGAATTTAGCTCGGCTCAAGTAGCGAGATGGGTACGTTTTGCAGCTAACGTTTTGAGTGGAGTCCCCTCAATCATTGCTGGGGTATTTGCCTATGGTATTGTGGTTTTGACACTGGTTAAGTTAAACTTAGGATCGTACTCTGCTCTCGGTGGAGGCTTTGCGCTGGCAATTTTGATGTTGCCAATTATTGTCCGAACCACTGATGAAGCCTTGCAGTTAGTATCGCAAGATTTGCGGCAAGCATCTGTGGGGTTAGGAGCAACAAACTTTCAAACAGTAACACAAGTAGTTTTGCCAGCAGCTTTACCAGCAATTGTAACTGGGGCAACACTAGCGATCGCCAGAGCCTCTGGAGAAACCGCACCTTTACTATTTACTGCGCTCTTTTCCAATTTTTGGCCCGATGGCTTATTTCAACCAACAGCTTCCCTTGCTGTTTTGGTTTACAAATACGCTATTTCTCCGTTTAAAAATTGGCAATCACTAGCTTGGGCGGCATCTTTGATTTTGGTATTGATGGTTTTAATCACAAGTATCATTGCTCGCTGGGCTACTCGCAAAAAAGCTTAG
- the pstC gene encoding phosphate ABC transporter permease subunit PstC, whose protein sequence is MATNSQNLSSATKNRSDVEKSLDRGFIWLTKIFAFGVAATLLWIGLQVAIASWPAIQKFGASFLANTTWNPVNDSYGVLPQIYGTLLSSFIGLLIAVPIGVGTAIVLSEDFLPAKVKLVLVFAVELLAAIPSVVYGVWGIFVLVPILTNLGKWLNSYFGWIPFFSTPPTGPGMLPAGVILAIMTLPIITALSRDALISIPSSLRQASIGLGATRWETILQILIPAAFSGIVSAVMLALGRAMGETMAVTMLIGNSNNISISLLAPGNTISSLLANQFSEASGLQVSALMYAALVLFFLTLVVNIMAEFIVLRVKRL, encoded by the coding sequence ATGGCTACAAATTCTCAAAACCTTTCATCAGCGACAAAAAATCGCTCTGATGTAGAAAAGTCCCTAGATCGCGGTTTTATCTGGCTAACTAAAATTTTTGCCTTTGGGGTTGCTGCCACTTTATTATGGATCGGCTTACAGGTCGCAATTGCTTCTTGGCCTGCCATCCAAAAGTTTGGTGCTAGCTTTTTAGCTAACACTACTTGGAATCCAGTCAATGATAGCTATGGGGTGCTACCTCAAATTTATGGAACTCTCTTGAGTTCTTTTATAGGTTTACTGATAGCAGTACCAATTGGGGTTGGTACTGCTATTGTACTAAGCGAGGATTTTTTACCCGCAAAAGTGAAGTTGGTACTAGTTTTTGCAGTAGAACTGCTCGCAGCTATTCCCAGCGTTGTTTACGGCGTTTGGGGTATTTTTGTTTTAGTGCCTATATTAACTAACTTGGGAAAATGGCTCAATAGCTACTTTGGCTGGATACCATTTTTTAGCACCCCCCCTACAGGTCCAGGAATGTTACCGGCGGGAGTCATATTAGCAATTATGACTTTGCCCATTATCACAGCCCTATCGCGCGATGCCTTGATTTCTATACCCTCCAGTTTGCGCCAAGCCTCCATAGGACTAGGAGCAACTCGATGGGAAACGATTTTGCAAATTCTGATTCCAGCCGCCTTTTCAGGGATAGTTAGTGCTGTGATGTTAGCACTCGGTCGGGCAATGGGAGAAACAATGGCTGTAACAATGTTGATTGGTAATTCCAACAACATTAGTATCTCCCTGTTGGCACCAGGCAATACAATTTCTTCTCTACTGGCGAATCAATTTTCCGAAGCTAGTGGTTTGCAAGTTTCGGCTTTAATGTACGCTGCTTTGGTTCTATTCTTCTTGACCTTGGTAGTCAATATTATGGCCGAGTTTATCGTTCTGAGAGTCAAGCGACTGTAG